A section of the Pimelobacter simplex genome encodes:
- the nuoN gene encoding NADH-quinone oxidoreductase subunit NuoN — protein sequence MEFVKPELEYVELLPLLIVLGGACVGVAIEAFVPRGLRRLPQIVLAALVVVGALVTTVLVGANLEEHTGAAGATGRGLVGAMGSIVVDGPTIYLWALILVFALGGVALFAEQRLEGGVSAFTGQAAALPGTEGEREASTRGLDHTEVYPLLLFAVGGMLMFPASGDLLTMFVALEILSLPLYLLCGLARRRRLLSQEAAMKYFLLGAFASGFFLYGAALVYGYAGSVTFAGINEAVRAGADNHVLLLAGIGLLAVGLLFKVGAAPFQAWTPDVYQGAPTAVTAFMAAGTKVAAFGALLRLMYVAFGGERWSWQPMLWVIAIASMVLGAVLAIVQSDVKRMLAYSSVAHTGFLLVGVLGVQSAGELADGQYTSLEGVLFYLTTYGFAMIGAFAIVTLVRDAGGEATAYDRWAGLGRTSPLVAGAFAFFLLSMAGIPLTAGFIGKWAVFTSAMSAGAWPVVLVAIACSIVAITFYVRHIRLMFFTDPHPDGAGTVTRSSLLTSGTIVVCLVATLTLGILPGPVLDLVTSAGDFIR from the coding sequence ATGGAGTTCGTGAAGCCCGAGCTCGAGTACGTCGAGCTGCTGCCGCTCCTCATCGTCCTCGGCGGCGCCTGCGTGGGCGTGGCGATCGAGGCGTTCGTGCCGCGCGGCCTGCGCCGGCTGCCCCAGATCGTGCTCGCCGCGCTCGTCGTCGTGGGCGCCCTGGTGACCACGGTGCTCGTCGGCGCCAACCTCGAGGAGCACACCGGCGCGGCCGGTGCGACCGGGCGCGGCCTGGTCGGCGCGATGGGCAGCATCGTGGTCGACGGCCCGACGATCTACCTCTGGGCGCTGATCCTGGTCTTCGCCCTCGGCGGCGTCGCGCTCTTCGCCGAGCAGCGGCTCGAGGGCGGCGTGTCCGCCTTCACCGGCCAGGCGGCGGCGCTGCCCGGCACCGAGGGGGAGCGCGAGGCGTCCACCCGCGGCCTCGACCACACCGAGGTCTACCCGCTGCTGCTGTTCGCGGTCGGCGGCATGCTGATGTTCCCGGCCTCCGGCGACCTGCTGACCATGTTCGTGGCGCTCGAGATCCTCTCGCTGCCGCTCTACCTGCTCTGCGGCCTGGCCCGGCGCCGGCGCCTCTTGAGCCAGGAGGCGGCGATGAAGTACTTCCTCCTCGGCGCCTTCGCCTCCGGCTTCTTCCTCTACGGCGCCGCGCTGGTCTACGGCTACGCCGGCTCGGTGACCTTCGCCGGCATCAACGAGGCGGTCCGCGCGGGCGCGGACAACCACGTCCTGCTGCTGGCCGGCATCGGCCTGCTCGCGGTCGGCCTGCTCTTCAAGGTCGGCGCCGCGCCCTTCCAGGCCTGGACCCCGGACGTCTACCAGGGCGCCCCGACCGCGGTCACCGCGTTCATGGCGGCCGGTACCAAGGTCGCCGCGTTCGGCGCCCTGCTCCGCCTCATGTACGTCGCCTTCGGCGGCGAGCGCTGGAGCTGGCAGCCGATGCTCTGGGTGATCGCGATCGCCTCGATGGTCCTCGGCGCGGTCCTGGCCATCGTCCAGAGCGACGTCAAGCGGATGCTCGCCTACTCCTCGGTGGCCCACACCGGCTTCCTGCTCGTCGGCGTGCTCGGCGTGCAGAGCGCGGGCGAGCTGGCCGACGGCCAGTACACCTCGCTCGAGGGCGTGCTCTTCTACCTGACCACCTACGGCTTCGCGATGATCGGCGCCTTCGCCATCGTCACGCTCGTGCGCGACGCGGGCGGCGAGGCGACGGCGTACGACCGCTGGGCCGGGCTGGGCCGGACCTCCCCGCTGGTGGCCGGCGCCTTCGCCTTCTTCCTGCTCTCGATGGCGGGCATCCCGCTCACCGCGGGCTTCATCGGCAAGTGGGCGGTCTTCACCTCGGCCATGTCCGCGGGGGCCTGGCCGGTGGTCCTGGTGGCCATCGCGTGCAGCATCGTGGCGATCACGTTCTACGTGCGCCACATCCGGCTGATGTTCTTCACCGACCCCCACCCGGACGGCGCGGGCACGGTCACCCGGTCCTCGCTGCTGACCTCCGGGACGATCGTGGTGTGCCTCGTGGCGACTCTCACACTCGGCATCCTGCCGGGGCCGGTTCTCGATCTGGTCACCAGTGCGGGAGACTTCATCAGGTGA
- a CDS encoding polyprenyl synthetase family protein — protein MTSAARPADLALPIDDPALADRLRVRMATVEEALYGHAASRTTYVTEAARHLLAAGGKRFRPLLVLLAAEAGPRPEAPEVLTAACVVEITHVGSLYHDDVMDEAALRRGEDSANARYDNLVAILTGDFLFAKSSELTAELGPEAVKIQAETFTRLVEGQILETVKPGPGEDALAHYLDVVAGKTGSLIATSAHYGARFSGAAPEVVEALTAYGELVGTAFQLSDDILDIASETEESGKTPGTDLKEGVPTLPVLMARASTDPADARLLELLDPERTDLAADGELHAEALDLLRKHPAMAEAQAYVVARAQEAKQLLEALPAGAVRSALEAFADVVAVRSA, from the coding sequence GTGACCTCCGCTGCGCGTCCCGCCGACCTGGCCCTGCCGATCGACGACCCCGCCCTCGCCGACCGGCTGAGGGTGCGGATGGCGACCGTCGAGGAAGCGCTCTACGGCCATGCGGCCAGCCGCACGACGTACGTCACCGAGGCGGCGCGCCACCTCCTGGCCGCGGGCGGCAAGCGCTTCCGTCCACTGCTCGTGCTGCTCGCCGCCGAGGCCGGCCCGCGGCCCGAGGCGCCCGAGGTGCTCACCGCGGCCTGCGTCGTCGAGATCACCCACGTGGGCTCGCTCTACCACGACGACGTCATGGACGAGGCCGCGCTGCGTCGCGGCGAGGACTCGGCCAACGCGCGCTACGACAACCTGGTCGCGATCCTGACCGGTGACTTCCTGTTCGCCAAGTCCTCCGAGCTGACCGCCGAGCTCGGTCCCGAGGCGGTCAAGATCCAGGCCGAGACGTTCACCCGGCTCGTCGAGGGCCAGATCCTCGAGACCGTGAAGCCCGGCCCCGGCGAGGACGCGCTGGCCCACTACCTCGACGTGGTGGCCGGCAAGACCGGCTCGCTCATCGCCACCTCGGCCCACTACGGCGCCCGCTTCTCCGGCGCCGCGCCCGAGGTCGTCGAGGCGCTCACCGCCTACGGCGAGCTCGTCGGCACCGCCTTCCAGCTCTCCGACGACATCCTCGACATCGCCTCCGAGACCGAGGAGTCCGGCAAGACCCCGGGCACCGACCTCAAGGAGGGCGTCCCGACCCTCCCCGTGCTCATGGCCCGCGCCTCGACCGACCCGGCCGACGCCCGCCTCCTCGAGCTGCTCGACCCCGAGCGCACCGACCTCGCCGCCGACGGCGAGCTCCACGCCGAGGCGCTCGACCTGCTCCGCAAGCACCCGGCCATGGCCGAGGCGCAGGCCTACGTCGTCGCCCGGGCCCAGGAGGCCAAGCAGCTGCTCGAGGCGCTGCCGGCGGGCGCCGTACGGTCGGCGCTCGAGGCGTTCGCCGACGTGGTCGCCGTCCGCTCGGCCTGA
- a CDS encoding flavin reductase family protein: protein MTVLATNQDLDPAALRQAFGVFPTGVVALAAEVDGRPVGLAASSFTSVSLDPPLVSVSVATSSKTWPDLRRAEQYGVTVLADHHDAVCRQLSGPVEARFDGVRLSVGEGGALTLDEGLVRFTCSLYREVEAGDHVLVLLRVRAVEHGAQHDAAHPLVFHRSGFGRLERPA from the coding sequence ATGACCGTGTTGGCGACGAATCAGGACCTCGATCCGGCAGCCCTGCGCCAGGCCTTCGGGGTGTTCCCGACCGGCGTCGTCGCTCTCGCCGCCGAGGTCGACGGACGCCCGGTGGGGCTGGCCGCGAGCTCCTTCACCTCGGTGAGCCTCGACCCGCCGCTGGTCTCGGTGTCGGTGGCGACCTCGTCCAAGACCTGGCCGGACCTGCGCCGCGCCGAGCAGTACGGCGTCACGGTCCTCGCCGACCACCACGACGCCGTCTGCCGCCAGCTCTCCGGACCCGTCGAGGCGCGCTTCGACGGCGTCCGGCTCAGCGTGGGGGAGGGCGGCGCCCTCACCCTCGACGAGGGCCTGGTCCGGTTCACCTGCAGCCTCTACCGCGAGGTCGAGGCCGGCGACCACGTGCTCGTCCTACTGCGCGTGCGCGCGGTCGAGCACGGCGCCCAGCACGACGCCGCCCACCCGCTGGTGTTCCACCGCAGCGGGTTCGGCCGGCTCGAGCGACCCGCCTAG
- the rarD gene encoding EamA family transporter RarD, which produces MPDQRRGLLLGFSAYLIWGAFPLYWPLLDPSGPVEILAHRIVWSLLVMGVLLLALRRTAALRAVLRERRTAALLGVAAVTITINWGTYIYGVNSDRVVETSLGYFINPLVTVLLGVLVLGERLRRPQWVALTIGFVAVVVLTVDYGRPPVIALVLAFSFGTYGLAKKSADVGAIESLTFETAVIAPFALGYLVWLGAAGEGHFLGEGAGHVALLVASGVVTAVPLLCFGAAATRVSMTTLGLLQYLTPTLQFALGVTLLGEHMPPGRWVGFALVWLALAIFTAEALRHHRRQLALAAECAAL; this is translated from the coding sequence GTGCCCGACCAGCGACGCGGGCTCCTCCTCGGGTTCTCGGCCTACCTGATCTGGGGGGCCTTCCCGCTCTACTGGCCGCTGCTCGACCCGTCCGGACCGGTCGAGATCCTCGCCCACCGGATCGTCTGGTCGCTGCTGGTGATGGGCGTCCTCCTCCTCGCCCTACGCCGTACGGCGGCCCTGCGCGCGGTCCTGCGCGAGCGTCGTACGGCGGCGCTGCTGGGGGTCGCCGCCGTCACCATCACGATCAACTGGGGCACCTACATCTACGGCGTCAACAGCGACCGCGTGGTCGAGACGTCGCTCGGCTACTTCATCAACCCGCTGGTCACGGTGCTGCTCGGGGTGCTCGTGCTCGGCGAGCGGCTGCGCCGGCCGCAGTGGGTGGCGCTGACGATCGGGTTCGTCGCGGTCGTGGTGCTGACCGTCGACTACGGGCGGCCGCCGGTGATCGCGCTCGTGCTGGCGTTCTCGTTCGGCACCTACGGGCTGGCCAAGAAGTCGGCGGACGTCGGGGCCATCGAGAGCCTGACCTTCGAGACCGCGGTGATCGCGCCGTTCGCGCTGGGCTACCTGGTGTGGCTGGGGGCGGCGGGCGAGGGGCACTTCCTGGGCGAGGGGGCCGGGCACGTGGCGCTGCTGGTGGCGAGCGGCGTGGTGACGGCCGTCCCGCTGCTGTGCTTCGGCGCTGCCGCGACCCGGGTCTCGATGACGACGCTGGGGCTGCTGCAGTACCTCACCCCGACGCTGCAGTTCGCGCTCGGCGTGACCCTGCTCGGCGAGCACATGCCGCCGGGACGCTGGGTGGGCTTCGCGCTGGTCTGGCTGGCGCTGGCGATCTTCACCGCCGAGGCGCTGCGCCACCACCGGCGCCAGCTCGCGCTGGCCGCGGAGTGCGCGGCGCTCTAG
- a CDS encoding 2-oxoacid:ferredoxin oxidoreductase subunit beta, whose product MTTIDLGNPSLRSGTELVPSLGEGETQTGKDFSSDQEVRWCPGCGDYAVLKAVQSFLPDLGLRRENIVFVSGIGCSSRFPYYLDTYGMHSIHGRAPSIATGIATAREDLSVWVVTGDGDALSIGGNHLIHALRRNVNMTILLFNNRIYGLTKGQYSPTSETGKVTKSTPVGSIDHPFNPVSLALGAEASFVARTIDSDRKHLTGVLAAAAAHRGTSLVEIYQNCPIFNDGAFDAIKDNDTKAHAIIPLVHGEPITFGTRDETTGLGDKALVRAAGGVEVADTASVPADAILVHDAHDPDPSTAFAISRLTDAGYLNRSPIGIFRQVDRPTYDDQARAQVADAAAKVQGTPEDRLAALINGGDTWTID is encoded by the coding sequence ATGACGACCATCGACCTCGGAAACCCGTCCCTGCGCTCCGGCACCGAGCTGGTGCCCTCGCTCGGCGAGGGTGAGACCCAGACCGGCAAGGACTTCTCCAGCGACCAGGAGGTGCGCTGGTGCCCCGGCTGCGGTGACTACGCCGTCCTCAAGGCCGTCCAGTCCTTCCTGCCCGACCTGGGCCTGCGCCGCGAGAACATCGTGTTCGTCTCGGGCATCGGCTGCTCCAGCCGCTTCCCGTACTACCTCGACACCTACGGCATGCACTCGATCCACGGCCGCGCGCCGTCGATCGCGACCGGCATCGCCACCGCCCGCGAGGACCTCTCGGTCTGGGTCGTCACCGGCGACGGCGACGCGCTGTCCATCGGCGGCAACCACCTCATCCACGCGCTGCGCCGCAACGTGAACATGACGATCCTGCTGTTCAACAACCGGATCTACGGCCTCACCAAGGGTCAGTACTCCCCCACCTCCGAGACCGGCAAGGTCACCAAGTCCACCCCCGTGGGCTCGATCGACCACCCGTTCAACCCGGTCTCGCTCGCGCTCGGCGCCGAGGCGTCGTTCGTCGCGCGCACCATCGACTCCGACCGCAAGCACCTCACCGGCGTCCTCGCCGCGGCCGCCGCCCACCGCGGCACCTCGCTCGTCGAGATCTACCAGAACTGCCCGATCTTCAACGACGGGGCGTTCGACGCGATCAAGGACAACGACACCAAAGCCCACGCGATCATCCCGCTGGTCCACGGCGAGCCGATCACCTTCGGCACCCGCGACGAGACCACCGGCCTGGGCGACAAGGCCCTGGTCCGCGCCGCCGGCGGCGTCGAGGTCGCCGACACGGCCTCCGTGCCCGCCGACGCCATCCTCGTCCACGACGCCCACGACCCGGACCCGTCGACGGCGTTCGCGATCTCCCGGCTGACCGACGCGGGCTACCTCAACCGCAGCCCGATCGGCATCTTCCGCCAGGTCGACCGCCCGACGTACGACGACCAGGCGCGCGCCCAGGTCGCCGACGCGGCCGCCAAGGTCCAGGGCACCCCCGAGGACCGGCTCGCCGCGCTCATCAACGGCGGCGACACCTGGACGATCGACTGA
- a CDS encoding 2-oxoacid:acceptor oxidoreductase subunit alpha translates to MSQTKQVKQLDRVIIRFAGDSGDGMQLTGDRFTQESAVFGNDLVTLPNFPAEIRAPQGTIPGVSSFQIHFADHDILTAGDRPDVLVAMNPAALKANLGDLPKGATIIVDTHDFTKRNLDKAGYTSNPLDKLGEVDDILAGFQVQPVDLTGITVEAVKEFGLSRKDAARAKNMFALGLLSWMYGRPTEPTVAFLEKKFAKVADILGANLAAFKAGWNYGETTETFVVQYEIKPAKMRAGTYRNITGNLALSYGLVAAGVRSELPVFLGSYPITPASDILHELSKHKGFGVTTLQAEDEIAGIGAAIGAAFAGQLAVTTTSGPGIALKSEAIGLAVMTELPLLVVNVQRGGPSTGLPTKTEQADLLQAMYGRNGEAPVPIVAPQSPGDCFAAAVEAARIAITYRTPVFLLSDGYLANGSEPWEIPSIDELPKIDANFATELNHDDEFWPYLRDEETLARPWAIPGTAGLEHRIGGLEKGEGHGNISYDPANHDKMVRIRQEKVQRIADSLPPLEVDDPSGEAKVLVIGWGSTYGPIGAACRRVRRAGYNVAQVHLRHLNPFPKDLGEILKRYDKVLVPEMNLGQLSRLLRAEYLVDAIGYNHVYGLPLKAAELAEAVGALVGQAEGRDVDLGEHGTNAPADHEEAPAR, encoded by the coding sequence GTGAGCCAGACCAAGCAGGTCAAGCAGCTGGACCGGGTGATCATCCGGTTCGCCGGGGACTCCGGTGACGGCATGCAGCTGACCGGTGACCGGTTCACCCAGGAGTCGGCCGTCTTCGGCAACGACCTGGTGACGCTGCCCAACTTCCCCGCCGAGATCCGGGCGCCCCAGGGCACCATCCCGGGCGTCTCGTCGTTCCAGATCCACTTCGCCGACCACGACATCCTCACCGCGGGCGACCGGCCCGACGTACTGGTGGCGATGAACCCGGCGGCCCTCAAGGCCAACCTGGGCGACCTGCCCAAGGGCGCGACGATCATCGTGGACACCCACGACTTCACCAAGCGCAACCTCGACAAGGCCGGCTACACCTCGAACCCGCTCGACAAGCTGGGCGAGGTCGACGACATCCTGGCCGGCTTCCAGGTCCAGCCCGTCGACCTGACCGGCATCACCGTCGAGGCGGTCAAGGAGTTCGGCCTCTCCCGCAAGGACGCCGCCCGCGCCAAGAACATGTTCGCGCTCGGCCTGCTGTCGTGGATGTACGGCCGCCCGACCGAGCCGACGGTCGCCTTCCTCGAGAAGAAGTTCGCCAAGGTCGCCGACATCCTCGGCGCCAACCTCGCCGCCTTCAAGGCCGGCTGGAACTACGGCGAGACGACCGAGACCTTCGTCGTCCAGTACGAGATCAAGCCGGCCAAGATGCGCGCGGGCACCTACCGCAACATCACCGGCAACCTGGCTCTGTCCTACGGTCTCGTCGCCGCCGGCGTCCGCTCAGAGCTGCCGGTGTTCCTGGGCTCCTACCCGATCACCCCGGCCTCCGACATCCTCCACGAGCTGAGCAAGCACAAGGGCTTCGGCGTCACCACGCTCCAGGCCGAGGACGAGATCGCCGGCATCGGTGCCGCGATCGGCGCCGCCTTCGCCGGCCAGCTCGCCGTCACCACCACCTCGGGCCCGGGCATCGCGCTCAAGTCCGAGGCGATCGGCCTGGCCGTGATGACCGAGCTGCCGCTCCTGGTCGTCAACGTCCAGCGCGGCGGCCCCTCGACCGGTCTACCCACCAAGACCGAGCAGGCCGACCTGCTCCAGGCCATGTACGGCCGCAACGGCGAGGCGCCCGTCCCGATCGTCGCGCCGCAGTCGCCCGGCGACTGCTTCGCCGCGGCCGTCGAGGCCGCCCGGATCGCGATCACCTACCGCACGCCGGTCTTCCTGCTCTCCGACGGCTACCTGGCCAACGGCTCCGAGCCCTGGGAGATCCCCTCGATCGACGAGCTGCCCAAGATCGACGCGAACTTCGCCACCGAGCTCAACCACGACGACGAGTTCTGGCCCTACCTGCGCGACGAGGAGACGCTGGCCCGCCCCTGGGCGATCCCCGGCACCGCCGGCCTCGAGCACCGCATCGGCGGTCTCGAGAAGGGCGAGGGCCACGGCAACATCTCCTACGACCCGGCCAACCACGACAAGATGGTCCGGATCCGCCAGGAGAAGGTGCAGCGCATCGCCGACTCCCTGCCGCCGCTCGAGGTCGACGACCCGTCGGGCGAGGCCAAGGTCCTCGTCATCGGCTGGGGCTCGACGTACGGCCCGATCGGCGCCGCGTGCCGCCGGGTCCGCCGGGCCGGCTACAACGTCGCCCAGGTCCACCTGCGCCACCTCAACCCGTTCCCGAAGGACCTCGGCGAGATCCTCAAGCGCTACGACAAGGTGCTGGTCCCCGAGATGAACCTCGGCCAGCTCTCCCGCCTGCTGCGCGCGGAGTACCTCGTCGACGCGATCGGCTACAACCACGTCTACGGCCTCCCGCTCAAGGCCGCCGAGCTGGCCGAGGCCGTCGGCGCGCTGGTCGGCCAGGCCGAGGGTCGCGACGTCGACCTCGGCGAACACGGAACCAACGCCCCTGCTGACCACGAGGAGGCTCCGGCCCGATGA
- a CDS encoding extracellular solute-binding protein: protein MKRSIKAVAVGLVGVLAFGACSSAAGGKDDGKTINIVGFAVPEAANKAAATEFEKTDAGKDVTFSGSYGASGDQSRKVADTKGKDVDYVVFSLEPDMTRLVDAGLVADDWNAGPNKGIVSQSVAVIAVQKGNPLGIKDWSDLTRSDVKIVTPDPASSGSAKWNVLALYTYAKSQGATEKEADAFLEKVFKNVTTWAASGREATESFKKGVGNVLLTYENEAILAKQNGENLDYILPQHSFLIENPGAVLKDSDPVAKDWLDFILSDKGQLAFVQKGFRPVGDVDISGVSVEGANDPSNPFPTPSSLSTAEDLGGWSAINAEWFGKDGAKLRFDKLYAEATKQ from the coding sequence ATGAAGCGATCGATCAAGGCCGTTGCCGTGGGGCTCGTGGGCGTGCTGGCGTTCGGCGCCTGCAGCTCCGCCGCCGGTGGCAAGGACGACGGAAAGACCATCAACATCGTCGGGTTCGCCGTCCCGGAGGCCGCCAACAAGGCCGCCGCGACGGAGTTCGAGAAGACCGACGCCGGCAAGGACGTCACGTTCTCCGGCTCCTACGGCGCCTCCGGCGACCAGAGCCGCAAGGTCGCGGACACCAAGGGCAAGGACGTCGACTACGTCGTCTTCTCCCTGGAGCCCGACATGACGCGCCTGGTCGACGCCGGCCTCGTCGCCGACGACTGGAACGCGGGCCCGAACAAGGGCATCGTCTCGCAGTCGGTCGCCGTCATCGCGGTGCAGAAGGGCAACCCCCTCGGCATCAAGGACTGGAGCGACCTGACCCGCTCCGACGTCAAGATCGTGACCCCGGACCCGGCCAGCTCCGGCTCGGCCAAGTGGAACGTCCTCGCGCTCTACACCTACGCCAAGTCGCAGGGCGCCACCGAGAAGGAGGCTGACGCCTTCCTCGAGAAGGTCTTCAAGAACGTCACCACCTGGGCGGCCAGCGGCCGCGAGGCGACCGAGTCGTTCAAGAAGGGCGTCGGCAACGTGCTCCTCACCTACGAGAACGAGGCCATCCTCGCGAAGCAGAACGGTGAGAACCTCGACTACATCCTTCCCCAGCACTCGTTCCTGATCGAGAACCCGGGCGCCGTCCTCAAGGACTCCGACCCGGTCGCCAAGGACTGGCTGGACTTCATCCTCAGCGACAAGGGCCAGCTCGCCTTCGTGCAGAAGGGCTTCCGCCCGGTCGGTGACGTCGACATCTCCGGCGTGAGCGTCGAGGGGGCGAACGACCCGAGCAACCCGTTCCCGACCCCGTCCTCGCTCAGCACGGCCGAGGACCTCGGCGGCTGGTCGGCGATCAACGCCGAGTGGTTCGGCAAGGACGGCGCCAAGCTCCGCTTCGACAAGCTGTACGCCGAAGCGACCAAGCAGTGA
- the cysT gene encoding sulfate ABC transporter permease subunit CysT, translating into MTDTLVAPTGPARPTRRSSGLFRLTPTSGIGLGVALVWFSVLVLLPLAAVVGAAAAGGWGAFWNTLTDAQTFAALRLTVVEAALVTVVNAVIGTVVAWVLVRDQFFGKRILDVVIDIPFALPTIVAGLVLLTLYGPESPVGINIVNTRQGIFLALLFVTLPFVVRTVQPVLIELDADVEEAAASLGASRFTTFRRIILPSLVPAITAGSSLGFARAISEFGSLVLISGNTPYQTEVASLKILKFIEGDNQAGAAAVAVLLLLVAIVTIVVLDLVARRVARRG; encoded by the coding sequence GTGACGGACACACTCGTCGCACCCACTGGACCGGCGCGCCCGACGCGCCGGTCCAGTGGGCTGTTCCGCCTGACCCCGACCTCGGGGATCGGGCTGGGTGTCGCCCTCGTCTGGTTCAGCGTCCTGGTGCTGCTCCCGCTCGCGGCGGTGGTGGGGGCCGCCGCGGCCGGCGGCTGGGGTGCCTTCTGGAACACGCTGACCGACGCACAGACCTTCGCCGCGCTGCGCCTGACCGTCGTCGAGGCGGCGCTGGTGACCGTGGTCAACGCGGTGATCGGCACCGTCGTGGCGTGGGTGCTCGTCCGGGACCAGTTCTTCGGCAAGCGGATCCTGGACGTCGTAATCGACATCCCGTTCGCGCTGCCGACGATCGTCGCGGGCCTCGTCCTGCTCACGCTCTACGGCCCGGAGAGCCCGGTCGGCATCAACATCGTGAACACCCGTCAGGGCATCTTCCTGGCGCTGCTGTTCGTGACGCTGCCGTTCGTCGTCCGGACCGTGCAGCCGGTGCTCATCGAGCTCGACGCCGACGTCGAGGAGGCCGCCGCCTCGCTCGGCGCGTCCCGGTTCACCACGTTCCGGCGGATCATCCTGCCCAGCCTGGTGCCGGCGATCACGGCCGGCTCGTCCCTCGGCTTCGCGCGGGCGATCAGCGAGTTCGGCTCCCTGGTGCTCATCTCGGGCAACACGCCGTACCAGACCGAGGTCGCGTCGCTGAAGATCCTCAAGTTCATCGAGGGCGACAACCAGGCCGGCGCGGCGGCGGTCGCCGTCCTGCTGCTCCTGGTGGCGATCGTGACGATCGTCGTGCTCGACCTCGTGGCACGGAGGGTGGCGCGCCGTGGCTGA
- a CDS encoding sulfate ABC transporter permease translates to MADTRQIRARKGPVTYALRFFVIAYLAVLVVWPLWEVTSRTFAPVERGAEGGFSAFLERLQDPTVTYAFSLTATCAFWAVLINTVFGVGISLLLTRYSFPGRRILSVLVDLPMSVSPVVVGLALVLAYSSGQGWFGGALESAGIFIIGSTPGMIMATAFVSLPLVIREVVPVLEEVGIDSELAASSLGANGWQIFRRITLPSIKWAVVYGVVLSLARSLGEFGAVKIVSPGAALRGETATILIQNRYTNFEEPTAYAAAFVLVLASVLALVVVSLIRKEDHS, encoded by the coding sequence GTGGCTGACACCCGACAGATCCGGGCCCGCAAGGGGCCGGTGACCTACGCCCTGCGGTTCTTCGTCATCGCCTACCTCGCCGTGCTCGTCGTGTGGCCGCTGTGGGAGGTCACCTCGCGGACCTTCGCTCCCGTGGAGCGCGGTGCCGAGGGCGGCTTCAGCGCCTTCCTCGAGCGGCTCCAGGACCCGACCGTGACGTACGCGTTCAGCCTGACGGCGACCTGTGCCTTCTGGGCGGTGCTCATCAACACCGTCTTCGGCGTCGGCATCTCGCTGCTCCTGACCCGCTACAGCTTCCCGGGCCGGCGGATCCTCTCGGTCCTCGTCGACCTGCCGATGTCGGTCTCCCCGGTCGTCGTCGGTCTCGCGCTGGTGCTGGCCTACAGCAGCGGCCAGGGCTGGTTCGGCGGTGCGCTGGAGTCGGCAGGCATCTTCATCATCGGCTCGACGCCCGGCATGATCATGGCGACCGCGTTCGTCAGCCTGCCCCTGGTCATCCGAGAAGTCGTCCCGGTGCTCGAAGAGGTCGGCATCGACTCCGAGCTCGCCGCGAGCAGCCTCGGCGCCAACGGCTGGCAGATCTTCCGCCGGATCACGCTGCCCAGCATCAAGTGGGCCGTTGTGTACGGCGTCGTGCTCAGCCTGGCGCGTTCGCTCGGCGAGTTCGGCGCGGTCAAGATCGTCAGCCCCGGCGCGGCCCTGCGGGGCGAGACCGCCACCATCCTCATCCAGAACCGCTACACCAACTTCGAGGAGCCCACGGCGTACGCCGCCGCGTTCGTGCTCGTGCTGGCCTCCGTGCTGGCCCTCGTCGTTGTCTCCCTGATCCGCAAGGAGGATCACTCATGA